One window of the Pseudochaenichthys georgianus chromosome 21, fPseGeo1.2, whole genome shotgun sequence genome contains the following:
- the cryba2b gene encoding beta-crystallin A2b has protein sequence MNTQQMEQMGQFKITVWEEENFQGKRCEFMLECQNIMERGFNKIRSIKVENGPWVGYEYPEFQGQQFILEKGDYPRYEAWSGNSSYRTEHMLSFRPVKSANHSDSKVTMYDSEDFQGRKFEMCDDYPSLQAMGWCSKEVPSIKVNSGAWVAYQFPGYRGYQYILERDRHQGEYRNYNEYSTQAHTNQVQSIRRIQH, from the exons ATGAACACTCAACAGATGGAGCAGATGGGCCAGTTCAAGATCACAGTCTGGGAGGAGGAGAACTTCCAGGGCAAGCGCTGTGAGTTCATGCTGGAGTGCCAGAACATCATGGAGAGGGGCTTCAACAAGATCCGCTCCATCAAGGTGGAGAATGGACC TTGGGTGGGTTATGAGTACCCCGAGTTCCAGGGGCAGCAGTTCATCCTGGAGAAGGGAGACTACCCCCGCTACGAGGCCTGGAGCGGAAACAGCAGCTACAGAACCGAGCACATGCTTTCCTTCAGACCCGTCAAGAGCGCT AACCACAGTGACAGCAAGGTGACCATGTATGATTCTGAGGACTTCCAGGGCCGTAAGTTCGAGATGTGCGATGActacccctccctacaggccatgGGCTGGTGCAGCAAGGAGGTTCCCTCCATCAAAGTCAACTCCGGAGC CTGGGTTGCCTACCAGTTCCCTGGATACCGTGGCTACCAGTACATcctggagagagacagacaccaAGGCGAGTACAGAAACTACAACGAGTACAGCACCCAGGCTCACACCAACCAAGTGCAGTCCATCCGTAGGATCCAGCACTAA